Proteins from a genomic interval of Hydrogenophaga sp. PAMC20947:
- the gspL gene encoding type II secretion system protein GspL has product MLILTPSAFSLASAGTPSAALDWASSPNGQQLDDQGTCAPGLLPADQDVVLVLPPLAVSWHRVDLPKVPANRLRAVLDGLLEEQLLNDCADLHFALPPGARSGQTVWVAACHKAWLRGWLQTLEEAGHPASRIVPSLWPLAPAGAEPSSEPGVTHWAHLQSGQPWLASASELGVCCVPLSSAADPTALLQPASTESAAPARWMSEPGTAAQAEEIMDQRFELVAQTDWLLRCAQSTWNLAQFDLRLSTSARRGQRWRQVWRDWRSAPAWRTARWGLGALVAVQLLGVNAAAWQERRTLAHKQAAVQQTLKQAFPNVGLVLDAPMQMQRELTQLQQAGGHLAMHDLEAMLSALALAGAEQPLVVEKIRYDGKTAYFDAGASADAQWPALQEPLQRGGWKVLREASELGLTPDQP; this is encoded by the coding sequence GTGCTGATCCTGACCCCTTCCGCTTTTTCGCTCGCCAGCGCCGGCACGCCTTCAGCGGCCCTGGACTGGGCGAGCTCGCCCAACGGGCAGCAGTTGGACGACCAAGGCACCTGTGCGCCTGGCCTGCTGCCCGCCGACCAGGATGTTGTTCTGGTGTTGCCGCCATTGGCCGTGTCCTGGCACCGGGTCGATTTGCCCAAGGTCCCGGCGAACCGGCTGCGGGCTGTGCTGGACGGTCTGCTGGAGGAGCAGTTGCTCAACGACTGCGCCGACCTGCATTTCGCCTTGCCGCCAGGGGCAAGGTCCGGACAAACCGTCTGGGTTGCGGCCTGTCACAAGGCTTGGCTGCGGGGCTGGCTGCAAACCCTCGAAGAAGCCGGTCACCCCGCGTCGCGCATCGTCCCATCACTCTGGCCATTGGCGCCAGCCGGAGCGGAGCCTTCTTCCGAGCCCGGTGTCACGCACTGGGCTCACCTTCAATCGGGCCAACCATGGTTGGCCAGTGCCAGCGAGCTGGGCGTGTGTTGCGTGCCCTTGAGTTCTGCCGCCGACCCCACTGCCCTGCTGCAGCCTGCCAGCACAGAAAGCGCTGCGCCGGCCCGCTGGATGAGCGAACCCGGCACGGCAGCCCAGGCCGAAGAGATCATGGATCAGCGATTCGAGCTCGTTGCGCAAACCGACTGGCTGCTGCGCTGCGCGCAGTCCACCTGGAACCTTGCGCAATTTGATCTGCGCCTGTCAACGTCAGCCCGACGTGGCCAACGCTGGCGCCAGGTCTGGCGCGATTGGCGCAGCGCACCGGCCTGGCGCACGGCGCGATGGGGCCTGGGTGCGCTGGTGGCGGTGCAATTGCTGGGCGTCAACGCGGCTGCCTGGCAAGAGCGCCGAACGCTGGCGCACAAACAGGCGGCGGTACAACAGACGCTGAAACAGGCGTTTCCCAACGTGGGACTGGTGCTCGATGCGCCCATGCAAATGCAGCGTGAACTCACCCAACTTCAACAGGCGGGCGGACACCTCGCCATGCACGACCTGGAAGCGATGTTGAGCGCGCTGGCCCTCGCGGGCGCTGAACAGCCGCTGGTGGTCGAGAAGATTCGTTACGACGGCAAGACGGCCTATTTTGACGCTGGCGCCAGTGCAGACGCCCAGTGGCCAGCCCTGCAGGAGCCTTTGCAGCGTGGCGGCTGGAAGGTCTTGCGCGAAGCCAGTGAACTGGGCCTGACCCCCGACCAGCCATGA
- a CDS encoding prepilin-type N-terminal cleavage/methylation domain-containing protein, producing the protein MTVAGFTLIELLVALSVMAMLALLSWRSLDNLKRAQDVTQERSDQILRLQASLGQWRADLDALAETGELDALSFDGRVLRMTRRDSTEGGIQSPGLRVVAWTRMQPRAGDQGAAQWMRWQSAPVRQRDELAQAWERAAIWGQGEQQTPENTNEADSAIQLVPIDQWELAYHRGSSWGNPLSSVGNEGDKLEGNARLPNGVRLTLTLSTGQSLSGPIVVDWVKPTLAAGSP; encoded by the coding sequence GTGACCGTTGCGGGTTTCACGCTGATCGAGCTGCTGGTGGCTCTGTCCGTGATGGCCATGCTGGCCTTGTTGAGCTGGCGCTCGCTGGACAACCTCAAGCGCGCTCAAGATGTCACCCAGGAAAGGTCCGACCAGATCTTGCGCTTGCAGGCCTCACTGGGACAGTGGCGTGCGGATCTTGATGCGCTGGCCGAAACGGGTGAGCTCGACGCTCTGAGTTTCGATGGACGTGTGCTGCGCATGACACGGCGCGACAGCACTGAAGGCGGCATACAGAGCCCTGGCCTGCGGGTTGTGGCCTGGACACGCATGCAACCCCGCGCCGGAGATCAAGGGGCAGCCCAATGGATGCGGTGGCAATCGGCGCCCGTGCGTCAGCGCGACGAACTTGCACAAGCGTGGGAACGCGCTGCCATCTGGGGCCAGGGTGAACAACAAACGCCCGAGAACACCAACGAAGCCGACAGCGCCATTCAGCTGGTGCCGATCGACCAGTGGGAGCTGGCCTACCACCGGGGCAGCTCCTGGGGGAACCCGTTGTCTTCGGTCGGCAATGAAGGCGACAAGCTGGAGGGCAACGCCCGCTTGCCCAACGGCGTGCGCCTGACGCTCACCCTTTCAACGGGCCAGAGTCTTTCTGGGCCGATTGTCGTGGACTGGGTGAAGCCCACTCTCGCGGCCGGATCACCGTGA
- the gspK gene encoding type II secretion system minor pseudopilin GspK: MKLLRTRPASTNAQRGAALLLAMLVVTLVATLASAALWQQWRSAAVEAAERQRVQASWILTGALDWARLILREDARSNRNSGNADHLGEPWATPLEEAQLSSFLAADKDNNADDLMPAYLSGEIVDAQSRLNVMNLIKTSGEGADAKVEISEPDLAAFTKLYQLLDLPAAELSNAAESLVATTRLAQDDPMPSSTPILPMRFAQLSWLGFSEGSLKALSPHVGVLPERTPLNLNTASAEALSASIPQIDLAMAQQLVSERANSPFKDLLDVISRIPGAEKEWVNARQHDVRSRFFEVHVRMRLDDHTTEERSLVVRSGLNVGVRWRERVATLP; encoded by the coding sequence GTGAAGCTGCTTCGCACGCGCCCCGCCAGCACGAACGCTCAACGCGGCGCAGCCTTGTTGCTCGCGATGTTGGTCGTCACCCTGGTCGCCACTCTGGCGTCTGCAGCGCTGTGGCAACAATGGCGTTCGGCCGCGGTGGAGGCGGCCGAACGACAACGGGTTCAGGCCAGCTGGATCTTGACGGGTGCGCTCGACTGGGCGCGCCTGATCTTGCGTGAAGATGCGCGCAGTAACCGCAACAGCGGCAACGCGGACCACCTGGGTGAGCCTTGGGCCACGCCTCTGGAGGAAGCCCAGCTGTCGAGCTTTCTTGCTGCAGACAAAGACAACAACGCCGACGATCTGATGCCGGCCTACCTGTCGGGTGAAATCGTGGATGCGCAATCGAGGCTCAATGTGATGAACCTCATCAAGACCAGTGGCGAGGGGGCTGACGCCAAAGTCGAGATATCGGAGCCCGATCTGGCCGCCTTCACCAAGCTCTACCAGTTGCTGGACCTGCCCGCGGCCGAACTGAGCAATGCGGCGGAGTCTCTGGTGGCGACCACTCGGCTAGCGCAAGACGATCCCATGCCCTCGTCAACACCTATTTTGCCGATGCGCTTTGCGCAACTGAGCTGGCTGGGATTCAGCGAGGGCAGCCTGAAGGCCTTGAGCCCGCATGTGGGGGTCTTGCCCGAACGCACCCCCCTCAACCTCAACACCGCCAGCGCCGAAGCTTTGAGCGCCAGCATTCCCCAGATTGACCTCGCCATGGCCCAACAACTGGTCAGTGAGCGGGCCAACAGTCCGTTCAAGGACTTGCTGGATGTCATCAGCCGGATCCCGGGGGCGGAAAAAGAGTGGGTTAACGCCCGGCAACACGATGTTCGCAGCCGGTTCTTTGAAGTGCATGTGCGCATGCGGCTGGACGACCACACCACCGAGGAGCGATCGCTGGTGGTGCGCAGCGGGCTGAACGTGGGCGTGCGGTGGCGGGAGCGCGTGGCCACCCTCCCATGA